In Pelecanus crispus isolate bPelCri1 chromosome 16, bPelCri1.pri, whole genome shotgun sequence, the following proteins share a genomic window:
- the CNR2 gene encoding cannabinoid receptor 2 → MDICKIHKNSSKCSVNAMECFMVLSTQAQKISIATLCGLFGTLCIFENSLVLYLIFSSPGTRRKPSYLFISSLALADILASIIFVCSFVNFHVFNETDFSKETFLLQLGGVNTSFSASLSSLLLTALDRYISISRPSEYKLLMTRKRAWIALGVLWVTCATTASLPLLGWNCCTLNSTCSELFPFVDDNYLSSWICFIMVLLGCIIYAYAHVLRRAHQHVAYMEKHQVQVGKQNARMRMDVMLAKTLVMVLTVLVLCWSPVLVLMIYSIFARLSNHLRKVFAFCSTLCLLNSMVNPIIYALRSKELYSSLRMVFSRFRRQLKASQESPEADSTHKSSMIETICEDMRVT, encoded by the coding sequence ATGGATATTTGTAAGATACATAAAAACTCTTCCAAGTGCAGTGTGAACGCTATGGAGTGCTTTATGGTCCTCAGCACACAAGCACAGAAGATAAGCATTGCCACGCTGTGTGGCCTCTTTGGGACGCTGTGCATTTTCGAGAACTCTTTGGTGCTGTACTTGATCTTCTCCTCCCCCGGGACCAGGAGAAAGCCTTCCTACCTCTTTATCAGCAGCCTGGCCTTGGCTGACATTCTGGCCAGCATCATCTTCGTCTGTAGTTTTGTTAACTTCCATGTCTTTAATGAAACTGATTTCTCTAAAGAAAcgttcctgctgcagctgggaggggtAAACACATCCTTCTCTGCCTCCCTGAGCAGTTTGCTGCTGACAGCCCTGGACCGTTACATCTCCATCAGCCGGCCCTCCGAATACAAGCTCCTCATGACGAGGAAGAGAGCATGGATAGCACTGGGGGTGCTCTGGGTGACATGTGCGACCACTGCTTCCCTGCCCCTCCTGGGCTGGAACTGCTGCACGCTCAATTCAACCTGCTCTGAGTTGTTCCCGTTTGTGGATGACAACTATCTGTCAAGCTGGATCTGCTTCATCATGGTCCTGCTGGGATGTATCATCTACGCCTATGCGCACGTGCTAAGGAGGGCTCACCAGCATGTGGCCTACATGGAGAAGCACCAAGTGCAGGTGGGAAAGCAAAACGCCAGGATGAGGATGGATGTCATGCTGGCCAAGACCCTTGTCATGGTGCTGACTGTCCTTGTGCTGTGCTGGTCCCCGGTCCTTGTTCTTATGATCTACAGCATCTTTGCCAGGCTGAGCAATCACCTGCGCAAGGTGTTTGCCTTCTGCAGCACCCTCTGCCTGCTCAATTCCATGGTGAACCCCATTATTTATGCCCTGCGGAGCAAGGAGCTATATTCCTCCCTGAGGATGGTCTTTTCTCGGTTCAGGAGGCAGCTGAAGGCCTCTCAGGAAAGCCCAGAAGCAGACAGCACCCACAAGTCCTCCATGATAGAGACCATCTGCGAGGACATGCGTGTGACATAG